A genomic window from Gossypium hirsutum isolate 1008001.06 chromosome D12, Gossypium_hirsutum_v2.1, whole genome shotgun sequence includes:
- the LOC121224398 gene encoding uncharacterized protein, whose amino-acid sequence MASTISRKMTLAILALALFSSCLQATLGEIICEHLDQDTCAYAVASTGKRCVLEKHVKRSGEEEYTCRTSEIEADKINNWIETDQCVKSCGLDRKSFGISSDSLLESRFTEMLCSPQCYNGCPNVIDLYFNLAAGEGIFLPKLCEAQKGNIRRGMSEIRSSGMVAPGPVGGVKFWGVAPAMAPY is encoded by the exons ATGGCTTCCACCATTAGCAGGAAGATGACCTTGGCTATCCTTGCTCTCGCATTATTCTCCTCTTGCTTACAAGCCACACTAG GGGAAATAATATGTGAACACCTTGACCAAGACACCTGTGCTTACGCGGTGGCGTCCACAGGCAAGCGCTGTGTGCTCGAGAAGCACGTCAAGAGGAGCGGTGAAGAAGAATACACTTGCCGTACCTCTGAGATCGAAGCCGATAAGATCAACAACTGGATCGAAACCGATCAGTGCGTTAAATCGTGCGGCCTCGACCGGAAATCATTCGGTATCTCCTCCGATTCCCTCCTCGAGTCTCGCTTCACCGAAATGCTTTGCTCTCCTCAATGCTACAACGGTTGCCCCAACGTCATCGATCTTTACTTCAACCTCGCCGCCGGAGAAG GTATTTTTCTTCCGAAATTATGTGAAGCACAAAAAGGAAACATACGTAGAGGAATGTCGGAGATTCGGAGCTCCGGTATGGTTGCCCCGGGACCCGTCGGTGGTGTGAAGTTTTGGGGAGTTGCTCCGGCAATGGCGCCATACTAA
- the LOC121224399 gene encoding DNA-binding protein HEXBP isoform X1 encodes MANKRQKLARKQYKEAHPELFPTPQLTPAKDPDKKKKKKNSKFKRKREGSKELKSPNNGYKKGIRKHPLRVPGMRPGESCYICKAKDHIAKLCPQKAQWEKHMICLHCRQRGHSLKNCTEVMDKKTCYNCGEAGHSLSKCPQPLQDGGTKFAQCFVCKEAGHLSKNCPKNTHGIYPKGGCCKICGGVTHLAKDCPDKGKRASMSASREGSLSFGTGERPTGKVTKFSSGDDLEDDFIIQESESATNDAKIKSKNQKGPKVVNFEG; translated from the exons ATGGCGAACAAAAGGCAGAAATTAGCTCGCAAGCAATACAAAGAAGCACACCCCGAGCTGTTTCCAACCCCACAGCTAACCCCAGCAAAAGACCcagacaagaagaagaagaagaaaaacagcAAGTTTAAGCGCAAAAGAGAAGGATCCAAAGAGCTTAAAAGCCCCAATAATGGATATAAGAAAGGGATTAGGAAACACCCACTTAGAGTTCCTGGGATGAGGCCTGGTGAAAGTTGTTATATATGTAAAGCTAAAGATCATATTGCCAAGCTTTGCCCTCAAAAAGCTCAATGGGAGAAGCATAtg ATATGTTTGCACTGTCGTCAACGTGGACACAGTTTAAAGAACTGCACTGAAGTAATGGATAAAAAGACTTGTTACAACTGTGGAGAAGCTGGACATTCGCTTTCAAAATGTCCTCAACCTCTTCAAGAtg GTGGTACTAAGTTTGCTCAATGTTTTGTCTGTAAGGAAGCTGGACATTTGAGCAAGAACTGCCCCAAAAATACTCATGGAATCTATCCAAAG GGTGGTTGTTGTAAAATATGTGGTGGAgtaacacatttggccaaagatTGTCCCGATAAAGGCAAAAGAGCATCTATGTCTGCTAGCAGAGAAGGTAGTTTAT CGTTTGGAACCGGAGAAAGGCCTACAGGTAAAGTGACGAAATTTTCAAGTGGGGATGATCTCGAGGATGACTTCATAATACAAGAATCCGAATCAGCGACCAATGATGCTAAGATAAAATCTAAAAATCAAAAAGGGCCTAAAGTAGTAAATTTTGAaggataa
- the LOC121224399 gene encoding zinc finger CCHC domain-containing protein 9 isoform X4, whose product MANKRQKLARKQYKEAHPELFPTPQLTPAKDPDKKKKKKNSKFKRKREGSKELKSPNNGYKKGIRKHPLRVPGMRPGESCYICKAKDHIAKLCPQKAQWEKHMICLHCRQRGHSLKNCTEVMDKKTCYNCGEAGHSLSKCPQPLQDGGTKFAQCFVCKEAGHLSKNCPKNTHGIYPKGGCCKICGGVTHLAKDCPDKGKRASMSASREAFGTGERPTGKANAASGMAVDDECKLKFLELKAKRNYRYIIFKIQDQQVVVEKVGNPGSTYEEFTASLPADECRYSVFDFDFTTDENCQKSKIFFIAWSPDTSRVRSKMVYASSKDRFKRELDGIQVELQATDPSEMSFDIIKARAI is encoded by the exons ATGGCGAACAAAAGGCAGAAATTAGCTCGCAAGCAATACAAAGAAGCACACCCCGAGCTGTTTCCAACCCCACAGCTAACCCCAGCAAAAGACCcagacaagaagaagaagaagaaaaacagcAAGTTTAAGCGCAAAAGAGAAGGATCCAAAGAGCTTAAAAGCCCCAATAATGGATATAAGAAAGGGATTAGGAAACACCCACTTAGAGTTCCTGGGATGAGGCCTGGTGAAAGTTGTTATATATGTAAAGCTAAAGATCATATTGCCAAGCTTTGCCCTCAAAAAGCTCAATGGGAGAAGCATAtg ATATGTTTGCACTGTCGTCAACGTGGACACAGTTTAAAGAACTGCACTGAAGTAATGGATAAAAAGACTTGTTACAACTGTGGAGAAGCTGGACATTCGCTTTCAAAATGTCCTCAACCTCTTCAAGAtg GTGGTACTAAGTTTGCTCAATGTTTTGTCTGTAAGGAAGCTGGACATTTGAGCAAGAACTGCCCCAAAAATACTCATGGAATCTATCCAAAG GGTGGTTGTTGTAAAATATGTGGTGGAgtaacacatttggccaaagatTGTCCCGATAAAGGCAAAAGAGCATCTATGTCTGCTAGCAGAGAAG CGTTTGGAACCGGAGAAAGGCCTACAGGTAAA GCGAACGCGGCATCTGGAATGGCTGTTGATGATGAATGTAAGCTAAAATTTTTGGAGCTAAAGGCAAAGAGGAACTACCGCTACATAATATTCAAGATTCAGGACCAGCAAGTGGTGGTGGAGAAAGTTGGGAACCCAGGATCTACCTATGAGGAGTTCACTGCTTCTTTACCTGCTGACGAGTGTCGCTATTCTGTCTTCGATTTTGATTTCACCACTGATGAGAATTGCCAAAAAAGCAAAATCTTCTTCATTGCATG gtCACCCGATACATCAAGGGTGAGGAGTAAGATGGTGTACGCTAGCTCAAAAGACAGATTCAAAAGAGAATTGGATGGGATTCAAGTCGAGTTACAAGCAACGGATCCTAGTGAAATGAGCTTCGATATTATAAAAGCCCGGGCAATTTAA
- the LOC121224399 gene encoding actin-depolymerizing factor 7 isoform X2 encodes MANAASGMAVDDECKLKFLELKAKRNYRYIIFKIQDQQVVVEKVGNPGSTYEEFTASLPADECRYSVFDFDFTTDENCQKSKIFFIAWSPDTSRVRSKMVYASSKDRFKRELDGIQVELQATDPSEMSFDIIKARAI; translated from the exons ATG GCGAACGCGGCATCTGGAATGGCTGTTGATGATGAATGTAAGCTAAAATTTTTGGAGCTAAAGGCAAAGAGGAACTACCGCTACATAATATTCAAGATTCAGGACCAGCAAGTGGTGGTGGAGAAAGTTGGGAACCCAGGATCTACCTATGAGGAGTTCACTGCTTCTTTACCTGCTGACGAGTGTCGCTATTCTGTCTTCGATTTTGATTTCACCACTGATGAGAATTGCCAAAAAAGCAAAATCTTCTTCATTGCATG gtCACCCGATACATCAAGGGTGAGGAGTAAGATGGTGTACGCTAGCTCAAAAGACAGATTCAAAAGAGAATTGGATGGGATTCAAGTCGAGTTACAAGCAACGGATCCTAGTGAAATGAGCTTCGATATTATAAAAGCCCGGGCAATTTAA
- the LOC121224399 gene encoding actin-depolymerizing factor 7 isoform X3: MAVDDECKLKFLELKAKRNYRYIIFKIQDQQVVVEKVGNPGSTYEEFTASLPADECRYSVFDFDFTTDENCQKSKIFFIAWSPDTSRVRSKMVYASSKDRFKRELDGIQVELQATDPSEMSFDIIKARAI, from the exons ATGGCTGTTGATGATGAATGTAAGCTAAAATTTTTGGAGCTAAAGGCAAAGAGGAACTACCGCTACATAATATTCAAGATTCAGGACCAGCAAGTGGTGGTGGAGAAAGTTGGGAACCCAGGATCTACCTATGAGGAGTTCACTGCTTCTTTACCTGCTGACGAGTGTCGCTATTCTGTCTTCGATTTTGATTTCACCACTGATGAGAATTGCCAAAAAAGCAAAATCTTCTTCATTGCATG gtCACCCGATACATCAAGGGTGAGGAGTAAGATGGTGTACGCTAGCTCAAAAGACAGATTCAAAAGAGAATTGGATGGGATTCAAGTCGAGTTACAAGCAACGGATCCTAGTGAAATGAGCTTCGATATTATAAAAGCCCGGGCAATTTAA
- the LOC121224400 gene encoding O-glucosyltransferase rumi homolog, which translates to MNIDGTRESAPQGNGHGGHGGKTTDTIWRPFAITSTRSSAVCVVSVLLLVGALISTQLLDSSNFVGGLAQMPLLSTKSKGESLKKHRQQIEVPLDCSAYELTKSCPRSYPTTTDEEDPDSNLNATCPEYFRWIHEDLRPWAYTGITLDMVERAKATANFRLVVLNGTAYVEQYQKAFQTRDVFTLWGILQLLRKYPGKLPDLDLMFDCVDWPVIKSIDYGGPNATTPPPLFRYCKDNETLDIVFPDWSFWGWPEIRVKSWVPLLNDLMEGNQRMGWDEREPHAYWKGNPEVAETRQDLLKCNVSDQQDWGARVFAQDWKKESKAGYKTSNLADQCVHRFKIYVEGSAWSVSEKYILACDSVTLLVQPRYFDFFTRSLKPLQHYWPIKPNDKCRSIKHAVDWGNTHQQEAKAMGKAASEFIKEDLKIDYVYNYMFHLLNEYGKLLRYKPTVPKNAVELCSESMACPAKGLNNDYMMESLVKGPSVTSPCTMPPPYDPASLRNLLSEQENSIKQVDEWEKKFWENQKV; encoded by the exons ATGAACATCGACGGTACGAGGGAAAGCGCGCCACAAGGGAACGGACATGGCGGTCACGGCGGTAAAACCACGGACACGATCTGGCGTCCTTTTGCGATAACATCAACCAGATCTTCAGCCGTATGCGTCGTCTCTGTACTCCTACTCGTCGGCGCGTTGATCTCCACGCAATTGCTCGACAGCTCT AATTTTGTTGGCGGCTTAGCTCAAATGCCACTACTAAGTACAAAATCAAAAGGCGAGTCTCTCAAAAAGCACCGACAGCAAATCGAAGTCCCACTCGACTGCAGTGCATACGAGCTCACAAAATCCTGCCCTAGAAGTTACCCGACAACAACCGATGAAGAGGATCCAGACAGTAATTTAAACGCCACGTGTCCGGAATACTTCCGTTGGATCCACGAAGATCTAAGGCCATGGGCCTACACTGGGATTACGCTGGACATGGTGGAGAGAGCCAAGGCGACGGCAAATTTCAGATTGGTTGTACTAAACGGAACGGCTTACGTGGAGCAATATCAAAAGGCGTTTCAAACGAGGGATGTCTTTACGCTGTGGGGGATCCTACAGTTGTTAAGGAAGTACCCAGGCAAATTGCCTGATTTGGATCTCATGTTTGATTGCGTTGACTGGCCGGTTATCAAATCAATCGATTATGGTGGTCCCAATGCTACCACCCCGCCACCTTTGTTTCGTTACTGCAAAGATAATGAAACACTGGATATCGTCTTTCCCGATTGGTCTTTCTGGGGATG GCCTGAGATTCGGGTAAAATCGTGGGTGCCATTATTAAATGACCTGATGGAAGGCAACCAAAGAATGGGATGGGACGAAAGGGAACCTCATGCTTACTGGAAAGGCAATCCCGAGGTTGCCGAAACCAGGCAAGACCTGCTTAAATGCAACGTTTCCGACCAACAGGACTGGGGTGCTCGTGTCTTTGCCCAG GATTGGAAAAAAGAATCAAAGGCAGGCTACAAGACATCAAACCTAGCGGACCAATGTGTACATAG GTTTAAGATATACGTTGAAGGGTCGGCATGGTCTGTGAGTGAAAAGTACATCCTGGCTTGTGATTCGGTTACCTTACTTGTACAACCCCGATACTTCGACTTTTTCACCAGAAGTTTGAAACCATTGCAGCATtattggcccattaagcctaatgATAAGTGCAGATCTATTAAGCATGCTGTTGATTGGGGCAACACCCACCAACAAGAG GCAAAGGCAATGGGAAAGGCAGCAAGCGAGTTCATAAAAGAGGATTTGAAGATAGACTACGTGTACAATTATATGTTTCATCTTTTAAACGAGTACGGTAAGTTGTTGAGATACAAGCCGACCGTGCCAAAAAATGCCGTCGAACTATGTTCGGAATCGATGGCTTGTCCAGCCAAAGGACTAAATAACGACTACATGATGGAATCATTGGTGAAGGGTCCCTCGGTTACGAGCCCATGCACCATGCCCCCACCTTACGATCCGGCATCTCTTCGTAATTTGCTCAGTGAACAGGAGAATTCGATAAAGCAAGTTGATGAATGGGAGAAGAAATTTTGGGAAAACCAAAAAGTATAA